In one window of Planctomycetia bacterium DNA:
- a CDS encoding MoaD/ThiS family protein, whose amino-acid sequence MIRVELPYHLRNFAKVTGHVELELDGPATQRTLLNALEEKFPVLRGTIRDHDTKKRRAFIRFFACNQDLSNEPLDAPLPEAVVSGKEPYLVIGALAGG is encoded by the coding sequence ATGATCCGCGTGGAATTGCCGTATCATCTGCGGAACTTCGCCAAGGTCACCGGTCACGTCGAACTCGAACTCGACGGACCGGCGACCCAGCGAACGTTGCTTAATGCGCTCGAAGAAAAGTTCCCAGTGCTCCGCGGCACCATCCGCGATCACGACACGAAAAAGCGCCGCGCCTTCATCCGCTTTTTCGCCTGCAATCAGGATCTATCGAACGAACCGCTCGACGCGCCGCTGCCGGAAGCCGTGGTGAGCGGGAAGGAGCCGTATCTGGTGATTGGGGCGCTGGCCGGCGGATGA
- a CDS encoding SdrD B-like domain-containing protein, producing VTAVTDVNGFYRFDGLAPGVYGVSEVQPAAYIDGLDAAGNAGGSVVNDKITGAQLNAGLHGVEYNFGELMPSSIAGRVHADLNGDCIYQVGEPLLGGVEVRLLNTAGTVLATTFTAADGTYKFSGLAPGVYSVFEVQPAGYFDGGEEPGSAGGTVSGNDLITDINLGAGVNATDYEFCESLPASIAGKVFSDPNGDTVFDATTGSTPIAGAVIELLNSDGNVIATTVTDANGAYSFTGLAPGVYQLREQQPAGYFDGDEVVGNAGGVLGGDDFMKDIELTSGENGVEYNFAELPPATLSGYVYQDGPTILLADGEELDVTKVRDGKRTADDRAIANVVVRLTNEFGIPETDTFGKTIETTTDANGYYQFTGLRQGRYGVVQVQPKGFIDSLDTAGSLGGAASNGQPVAGAATEDLFNPTIYPPDSDTIYGIQVNFGQHGQEYNFSEVITEQQSVTIDPPIVTNPPLLPTNISPPFPQPLGAPPGVPQYFSSIVPLPSEGGGGGGTPYSWHLSVIDAGYPRGKSETDTPDVRFTAMQSQLFAWRRNAEMLGKSRWTVRRESPVRDMQIVFGAKGSIPVSGDFNGDGKTEVGVYLAGQWFIDLNGNGLWDDDDLWAKLGTNNDLPVTGDWDGDGKSDIGIYGPEWPGDPHAVALEPGLPDAQNHLSGVAKNVPPRPEDATHGQRWMKLTSAGQSREDVIDHVFYYGNAQDLPVAGDWNGDGVDTIGHFRGGRWRLDVDGTGTRTRGDVEFTYGRAGDRPVVGDFNTDGTDEIGVFRDGKWYIDTDGDHKLTDSDMVIEYGRVGDHPIVDDFDGDGEDEIGVYRDGELESREL from the coding sequence CCGTCACCGCGGTGACGGACGTGAACGGCTTCTATCGCTTCGACGGCCTCGCGCCGGGCGTGTACGGCGTGTCGGAAGTGCAGCCAGCGGCCTACATCGACGGTCTGGATGCTGCCGGCAATGCAGGCGGTAGCGTGGTGAACGACAAGATCACCGGCGCGCAGCTCAATGCCGGGCTGCATGGCGTGGAGTACAACTTCGGCGAATTGATGCCCAGTTCGATCGCGGGGCGCGTGCATGCCGATTTGAACGGCGATTGCATTTACCAAGTTGGCGAGCCACTGCTCGGCGGCGTCGAAGTGCGCCTGCTCAACACCGCGGGCACGGTGCTCGCCACGACCTTCACGGCCGCGGATGGCACTTACAAGTTCTCCGGCCTCGCGCCAGGCGTGTACTCCGTATTCGAAGTGCAACCGGCCGGCTATTTCGACGGCGGTGAAGAGCCCGGCAGCGCCGGCGGCACGGTATCCGGCAACGACTTGATCACCGACATCAACCTCGGCGCGGGCGTGAACGCCACGGATTACGAGTTCTGCGAATCGCTGCCTGCGTCGATCGCGGGCAAGGTGTTCTCGGATCCCAATGGCGATACCGTGTTCGACGCCACGACCGGCAGCACGCCGATCGCCGGCGCCGTGATTGAATTGCTGAATAGCGACGGCAATGTGATCGCGACCACCGTCACCGACGCCAACGGCGCGTACAGCTTCACGGGACTCGCTCCGGGCGTGTATCAACTACGCGAGCAGCAGCCGGCAGGATATTTCGACGGCGACGAAGTCGTCGGCAATGCCGGCGGCGTGCTGGGCGGCGACGATTTCATGAAGGACATCGAGCTGACGAGCGGCGAAAACGGCGTGGAGTACAACTTCGCCGAACTGCCGCCCGCGACTTTGTCCGGCTATGTCTATCAAGACGGGCCCACGATCCTGCTGGCCGACGGCGAGGAACTCGACGTCACGAAAGTCCGCGACGGCAAACGCACCGCGGATGATCGTGCCATCGCCAATGTGGTCGTTCGCTTGACCAACGAATTCGGCATCCCCGAGACCGACACGTTCGGCAAGACAATCGAAACCACGACTGACGCCAACGGCTACTATCAATTCACCGGCCTGCGGCAAGGACGCTATGGCGTCGTGCAGGTGCAGCCGAAGGGATTTATTGACAGTCTCGACACAGCCGGCTCGCTCGGCGGCGCCGCGAGCAACGGGCAACCGGTTGCCGGCGCAGCGACCGAGGATCTCTTCAACCCGACGATCTATCCGCCGGACAGCGATACGATCTACGGCATTCAAGTCAACTTCGGCCAGCATGGCCAGGAATACAACTTCAGCGAAGTCATCACTGAGCAGCAGTCGGTGACCATCGATCCGCCGATTGTGACCAATCCGCCGCTGCTGCCGACGAACATCTCGCCGCCCTTTCCGCAACCGCTCGGTGCGCCGCCGGGGGTGCCGCAATACTTCAGCAGCATCGTCCCGCTGCCAAGCGAAGGGGGCGGGGGCGGCGGTACGCCGTACTCGTGGCACTTGAGCGTGATCGACGCCGGCTACCCGCGAGGGAAGTCGGAAACGGACACGCCCGATGTCCGCTTCACCGCGATGCAATCGCAACTGTTCGCCTGGCGCCGCAACGCGGAAATGCTCGGCAAATCGCGGTGGACGGTACGCCGCGAATCGCCGGTGCGCGACATGCAGATCGTGTTCGGCGCGAAAGGCAGCATCCCGGTCTCCGGCGATTTCAACGGCGACGGCAAGACCGAGGTCGGCGTGTATCTCGCTGGCCAGTGGTTCATCGATCTCAACGGCAATGGCCTGTGGGACGACGACGATCTGTGGGCCAAGCTCGGCACGAACAATGATCTGCCCGTCACCGGCGATTGGGACGGCGACGGCAAGAGCGACATCGGCATCTACGGGCCCGAGTGGCCCGGTGATCCCCATGCCGTGGCGTTGGAACCCGGTCTGCCGGATGCGCAGAACCATCTGTCGGGCGTGGCCAAGAACGTGCCGCCGCGTCCGGAGGACGCCACGCACGGCCAGCGTTGGATGAAGCTCACGTCCGCCGGTCAATCGCGCGAAGACGTGATCGACCACGTGTTCTACTACGGCAATGCGCAGGATCTACCGGTCGCCGGCGATTGGAACGGCGACGGCGTCGATACGATTGGGCATTTCCGTGGCGGACGGTGGCGCTTGGACGTGGACGGCACCGGCACCCGGACGCGCGGCGATGTGGAGTTCACCTACGGCCGCGCCGGCGATCGCCCCGTGGTCGGCGACTTCAACACCGACGGCACGGATGAAATCGGCGTGTTCCGCGACGGCAAGTGGTACATCGACACCGACGGCGATCACAAACTCACCGACAGCGACATGGTGATCGAATACGGCCGCGTCGGCGATCACCCGATTGTGGACGACTTCGACGGCGACGGCGAAGACGAAATCGGCGTCTACCGCGACGGGGAGTTGGAGTCGCGGGAGTTATAG
- a CDS encoding PQQ-binding-like beta-propeller repeat protein gives MRTLSLGLAACLMTLSLVSQASAQGLPGGVISRVPLRRHGLERAWVAQADVAAGRSELADIQLDHGTLFVQSNVGILQAIDAETGRTLWRAQVGNRSYPSVPPGIGEEFIGVANGATLYLLNRKDGRIRWETPLKGSPSAGVSMGPNRVYVPTIRGRVESYATKELQDGRTSIARAGQGQQFLGVSGIPQTAALLTPKAIAVGTATGSVYGFAPDVAGPRFTVDTYGEIVADLAYYNGNVIAASRDNYLYAIKETAGDINWRLSLGEPLNHQPVVVKDKIYVVADLAGMYQVAGDTGAELWLAPGIQQFVAAGANRIYAQDDLGRLQVLDAATGKRMDMLPTTGHAIMLANTENDRVYLASQTGLLHCLRETALTEPLVYRNTDGAPETEQKPLDAAAPAAAAPAVAPIADAVEEEADAADADAAAEEEEAAPAEDAPADDAAAEEEGDLGGFGE, from the coding sequence ATGCGCACGCTATCGCTCGGACTCGCGGCTTGCTTGATGACGCTCTCCTTGGTTTCCCAGGCGTCGGCGCAGGGTTTGCCGGGAGGGGTGATTTCGCGCGTGCCGCTCCGCCGGCATGGCCTGGAACGCGCTTGGGTCGCACAGGCGGACGTGGCGGCTGGACGCAGCGAGCTCGCCGACATCCAGCTTGATCATGGCACGCTGTTCGTGCAATCGAACGTTGGCATCTTGCAGGCGATCGACGCTGAAACGGGGCGCACGCTCTGGCGCGCGCAAGTCGGCAACCGCAGCTATCCGAGCGTGCCACCCGGGATTGGCGAAGAGTTCATCGGTGTTGCGAATGGTGCGACGCTGTACCTGTTGAATCGTAAAGACGGCCGTATTCGCTGGGAGACTCCGCTCAAAGGCTCGCCTTCGGCGGGCGTGTCGATGGGACCGAACCGCGTTTACGTGCCGACAATTCGCGGCCGCGTCGAATCCTATGCGACGAAAGAACTCCAGGACGGTCGCACGAGCATCGCCCGGGCTGGCCAAGGACAACAATTCCTAGGCGTGTCGGGAATTCCGCAGACGGCCGCCTTGCTGACGCCGAAGGCGATCGCCGTCGGCACCGCCACCGGTTCGGTCTACGGTTTCGCGCCGGACGTCGCAGGACCGCGATTCACAGTCGATACGTACGGGGAGATCGTCGCCGACCTCGCCTACTACAACGGAAACGTGATCGCCGCCTCGCGTGACAATTATCTCTACGCGATCAAGGAAACCGCTGGCGATATCAACTGGCGGCTGTCGCTGGGGGAACCGCTGAATCACCAGCCGGTGGTTGTCAAAGATAAAATCTATGTCGTCGCTGACCTGGCCGGCATGTACCAGGTGGCAGGTGACACAGGCGCCGAACTCTGGCTGGCGCCGGGGATCCAGCAATTCGTCGCGGCGGGCGCGAATCGCATTTACGCCCAGGATGACTTGGGACGCTTACAAGTGCTCGACGCCGCGACCGGCAAACGCATGGACATGCTCCCGACAACCGGGCATGCGATCATGCTCGCGAATACGGAGAACGATCGCGTCTACCTCGCCTCGCAGACGGGATTGCTGCACTGCTTGCGGGAAACGGCGCTGACCGAGCCGCTGGTCTACCGCAACACCGACGGGGCGCCCGAGACAGAGCAAAAGCCGCTCGACGCGGCTGCGCCTGCCGCCGCCGCACCTGCGGTGGCCCCGATCGCGGACGCCGTCGAAGAAGAGGCGGACGCCGCGGATGCTGACGCGGCCGCAGAGGAAGAAGAAGCCGCGCCGGCCGAAGATGCCCCGGCGGATGACGCCGCCGCGGAGGAAGAAGGCGACCTCGGCGGCTTCGGCGAATAG
- a CDS encoding Xaa-Pro peptidase family protein: MLTAAGCRARRQRLWDRLPERPDWIVIADPQHQMYFANYFHTPFVFRTTNAGSLLILGSDGSSILVCDNFLTGFASQAHIDEVVAPVWYRGKESAVHREAMLVATILDRLKKCPGKHIGLEFSQTPAGVVEGLRAERGEIKLTNVDPIIHPLKRSKDADELEVIMRSIRAIDAGQAAGMAEIRPGMTEMEAYLLVQKAAILNAGEQCIVYGDFVSGPRCEAGGGPPSDRVIEKGDLVLLDFSVVVRGYRGDFCNTFRCGETPTDEQFRLYHACIDAITAAESKVRAGVAGKDIDRTVRDSFASKHLADTFTTHTGHGVGLGHPDPPYLTPDSSDTLVAGDVIAIEPGQYHKGVAGMRYERNYLVTETGFELLSMLKLQIDASA, from the coding sequence ATGCTTACCGCCGCCGGTTGCCGTGCCCGCCGTCAGCGTCTTTGGGATCGCTTGCCCGAGCGGCCCGATTGGATCGTGATCGCCGATCCGCAGCATCAGATGTACTTCGCGAACTACTTTCACACGCCGTTCGTGTTTCGGACGACGAACGCCGGTTCGCTGCTGATCCTGGGTTCGGACGGCTCCAGCATCCTGGTTTGCGACAACTTTCTGACTGGCTTCGCCTCACAAGCCCATATCGACGAAGTGGTCGCGCCGGTCTGGTATCGTGGGAAGGAATCGGCCGTCCACCGCGAGGCGATGCTCGTGGCGACGATTCTGGATCGCCTGAAGAAGTGCCCCGGCAAGCACATCGGCTTGGAGTTTTCGCAAACCCCCGCGGGAGTGGTCGAAGGCCTGCGCGCGGAGCGCGGCGAGATCAAGCTCACTAACGTCGATCCAATCATTCACCCGCTCAAGCGCAGCAAGGACGCCGACGAGTTGGAAGTCATCATGCGCTCGATCCGCGCCATCGACGCCGGCCAGGCCGCCGGAATGGCGGAGATTCGCCCGGGCATGACGGAGATGGAAGCCTACCTGCTGGTGCAAAAGGCCGCGATTCTCAACGCCGGCGAGCAGTGCATCGTCTACGGTGATTTCGTCTCCGGCCCGCGCTGCGAAGCTGGCGGCGGGCCGCCGAGTGATCGCGTGATTGAAAAGGGTGATTTGGTGCTGTTGGATTTCTCCGTCGTGGTCCGCGGCTACCGCGGCGATTTCTGCAACACCTTCCGCTGCGGCGAAACGCCGACCGACGAACAGTTCCGGCTGTACCATGCTTGCATCGACGCTATCACCGCCGCGGAATCCAAAGTCCGCGCCGGCGTCGCAGGCAAGGACATCGACCGCACCGTCCGAGATAGTTTCGCTAGCAAGCACCTGGCCGACACCTTCACGACGCACACCGGCCACGGCGTCGGCCTCGGGCATCCTGATCCGCCGTACCTGACGCCGGATTCGAGCGACACACTTGTCGCCGGCGACGTCATCGCCATCGAGCCGGGGCAATATCACAAAGGCGTCGCCGGCATGCGCTATGAACGCAACTACCTGGTGACAGAGACCGGGTTTGAATTGCTTTCAATGTTGAAGCTGCAAATTGACGCGAGTGCGTGA
- a CDS encoding SDR family oxidoreductase yields MTPRKVALVTGAGKRRVGWHVAQALAARGYALAIHYRSSANEAAETVEALRRDGVDAETFQAELADEAAVRAMVAGVVTRFGRIDVLVTCAATWKSKRLEEVTAADVRGYFETNTLGTFLCCQQVGLAMVRQPEGGAIVTIGDWAMERPYLDYAAYFPSKGAIPTLTRVMAAELGTRNPNVRVNCILPGPVMLPPDLPEPQRAEAINATLVKREGSPENIAQAVLHFVENDFVTGACLPVDGGRTVYSPEAAP; encoded by the coding sequence ATGACGCCACGCAAAGTCGCACTCGTGACCGGGGCCGGAAAACGCCGCGTCGGCTGGCATGTCGCCCAGGCGCTCGCGGCGCGGGGCTATGCGCTGGCGATTCACTATCGCAGTTCCGCGAACGAGGCGGCGGAAACGGTCGAGGCGTTGCGGCGCGACGGCGTCGACGCCGAGACGTTTCAGGCGGAACTCGCCGACGAGGCCGCGGTCCGCGCGATGGTGGCAGGCGTAGTGACCCGCTTCGGTCGTATCGACGTGCTCGTCACGTGCGCGGCGACCTGGAAGAGCAAGCGACTGGAAGAAGTGACGGCCGCCGACGTACGCGGATACTTCGAGACCAATACGCTCGGCACGTTTCTTTGTTGCCAGCAAGTCGGTCTGGCAATGGTGCGGCAACCGGAAGGGGGCGCGATCGTCACCATCGGCGACTGGGCCATGGAGCGCCCCTATCTCGACTACGCGGCGTACTTTCCCTCGAAGGGGGCGATTCCCACGCTCACGCGCGTGATGGCCGCCGAACTCGGCACGCGCAACCCGAACGTCCGCGTCAATTGCATCCTGCCCGGGCCGGTGATGTTGCCGCCCGATTTACCGGAGCCGCAACGCGCGGAGGCAATCAATGCCACGCTCGTAAAACGCGAAGGGAGCCCGGAGAACATCGCGCAGGCGGTGCTGCACTTTGTAGAGAACGACTTCGTGACGGGAGCGTGCTTGCCGGTGGATGGCGGGCGGACAGTGTATTCGCCGGAGGCCGCCCCATAG
- a CDS encoding DoxX family protein, whose product MATQHKGLTWAGRIIASLVVAMLTFSAVAKFSDGAATEFERLGYTKDVIVPIAIIELVCAIIYAVPQTAVLGAVLLTGYLGGATATHVRAGDAFGQFISPVVGGVLVWLGIFLRDPRLRALMPWRNPTPPVTPRD is encoded by the coding sequence ATGGCGACACAACACAAAGGGCTTACGTGGGCCGGGCGGATCATTGCCAGCTTAGTCGTGGCCATGCTGACGTTTAGCGCCGTGGCAAAATTCAGCGATGGCGCCGCCACCGAATTCGAACGGCTAGGTTACACGAAGGACGTGATCGTTCCGATCGCGATCATCGAGCTCGTCTGTGCGATCATCTACGCGGTTCCGCAGACGGCAGTCTTGGGCGCCGTACTATTGACCGGCTACCTCGGCGGCGCGACTGCTACGCACGTGAGAGCTGGAGACGCGTTTGGCCAATTTATCAGCCCGGTCGTCGGCGGCGTCCTCGTCTGGCTCGGCATCTTTCTCCGCGATCCGAGACTACGGGCCTTAATGCCATGGCGCAACCCAACGCCGCCGGTTACGCCACGCGACTGA
- a CDS encoding NRDE family protein → MCTLSVIPWSENPSSPGIRLVVNRDESRLRPQAMPPTVEMFGERQAILPRDRQAGGTWVGVNDAGLAMVLLNAPGAPPPHPMTRGAVIPALLDAADFDEAVARAERFDTLSFAPFRLVILDRTRLAELAFRDWALALRQRIRIERPAMFTSSGLGDAEVAQPRNRLFAEMFLDSGDWFATQDAFHRHRWPWRADISVNMSRPEASTVSQTIVEITKEAVRMTYHGAPPDQDAMSIALSLRIDS, encoded by the coding sequence ATGTGCACGCTCTCGGTGATTCCGTGGTCGGAAAACCCATCCTCGCCAGGGATCCGACTGGTCGTCAACCGTGACGAATCCCGGCTGCGTCCGCAGGCGATGCCGCCGACCGTGGAAATGTTTGGCGAGCGCCAAGCGATCCTGCCGCGCGACCGGCAGGCTGGCGGCACCTGGGTTGGCGTCAATGACGCGGGTCTCGCGATGGTGCTCCTCAACGCCCCTGGTGCGCCGCCGCCGCATCCGATGACCAGGGGGGCGGTGATCCCTGCGCTCCTGGACGCCGCCGATTTTGATGAGGCCGTGGCGCGCGCCGAACGATTCGATACGTTGTCATTCGCGCCGTTTCGACTGGTAATTCTCGATCGAACGCGGTTGGCCGAGTTGGCATTTCGCGATTGGGCGCTGGCGCTGCGGCAGCGAATACGAATTGAACGTCCGGCGATGTTTACGTCGTCGGGGCTCGGCGATGCCGAAGTCGCTCAACCCCGGAACCGTTTGTTCGCCGAGATGTTTTTGGACTCCGGCGACTGGTTCGCCACACAGGATGCCTTTCACCGCCATCGCTGGCCATGGCGCGCGGACATCAGCGTGAACATGAGCCGGCCGGAGGCCAGCACGGTTAGCCAGACCATCGTCGAGATCACGAAGGAAGCGGTAAGGATGACCTACCACGGCGCGCCGCCGGATCAAGACGCCATGTCAATTGCCCTTAGCTTACGAATCGACAGTTAG
- a CDS encoding SRPBCC family protein yields the protein MLYWILSIVAVLVALLVIFIALRPSEYTVTRTGKMKAPPAKVFEHVNDFRKWTAWSPWEQIDPNLQRTHSGAAQGVGAKYHWVGGKNVGEGEMTITESRPSDLIRIKLEFIKPFASICDTLFTFTPEGDQTVMTWKMEGKHNFVPKAMCLFMNMDKMIGDQFEKGLTTMKNVVEGKTA from the coding sequence ATGCTTTACTGGATTCTTAGTATCGTCGCCGTACTTGTCGCGTTGCTGGTCATTTTCATTGCCTTGCGGCCGAGCGAATACACGGTGACTCGCACGGGCAAGATGAAGGCCCCGCCCGCGAAGGTGTTCGAGCACGTCAACGACTTCCGCAAGTGGACCGCCTGGTCTCCCTGGGAGCAGATCGATCCCAACCTGCAGCGCACCCATAGCGGCGCTGCGCAGGGCGTCGGCGCGAAGTATCACTGGGTCGGCGGTAAGAACGTGGGCGAAGGCGAGATGACCATTACAGAGAGCCGCCCGAGCGACTTGATCCGCATCAAACTGGAATTCATTAAGCCGTTCGCCTCGATCTGCGACACGTTGTTCACCTTCACGCCAGAAGGAGATCAAACCGTGATGACCTGGAAAATGGAAGGCAAACACAATTTCGTCCCCAAGGCGATGTGCCTCTTCATGAACATGGACAAGATGATCGGCGACCAGTTCGAAAAAGGCCTGACGACGATGAAGAACGTTGTCGAAGGCAAAACGGCCTAG
- a CDS encoding exo-alpha-sialidase — translation MSQVRVLVGTRKGAFVLTSDGKRQKWDVAGPFFAGWEIFHMKGSPVDPNRIYASQTSGWFGQMIQRSDDGGQTWNPVENKFAYEGEVGPHLWYDGTPHPWEFKRIWHLEPSLSDPDTVYAGAEDAAMFRTTDGGKSWHELASLRQHPSSPCWTPGAGGMGLHTILIDPTDPKKLYIAISSAGAFRSEDGGESWTPINKGLKSQYIPDPDAEVGHCVHRIAMHPSRPGVLFMQKHWDVMRTDNAGGNWTEVSGDLPTDFGFVIDIHAHEPDTVFVVPIKSDSEHFPIDGKLRVYRSKAGGNEWEPLAKGLPEANCYVNVLRDAMSVDSLDPCGVYFGTTGGQVYGSADGGDSWNAIVRDLPAVLSVEVQALS, via the coding sequence ATGAGCCAAGTTCGAGTCCTCGTCGGTACGCGGAAGGGTGCGTTTGTCCTCACCTCTGACGGCAAGCGGCAGAAATGGGACGTCGCCGGGCCGTTTTTCGCCGGTTGGGAAATCTTTCATATGAAAGGTTCGCCGGTCGATCCGAATCGCATCTACGCCTCACAAACGTCCGGCTGGTTCGGCCAGATGATCCAGCGCTCCGACGACGGCGGCCAGACTTGGAATCCGGTCGAGAACAAATTCGCCTACGAAGGGGAGGTCGGCCCGCATCTCTGGTACGACGGCACGCCGCATCCCTGGGAATTCAAACGCATCTGGCACCTGGAGCCGTCGCTATCGGATCCCGACACCGTGTATGCCGGCGCCGAAGACGCGGCGATGTTCCGCACCACCGACGGCGGCAAGTCGTGGCACGAACTGGCGTCGCTGCGACAGCACCCGTCGAGCCCGTGCTGGACGCCCGGCGCCGGCGGCATGGGCTTGCATACGATTTTGATCGATCCGACGGATCCGAAGAAGCTCTACATCGCCATCTCCTCCGCCGGCGCATTCCGCAGCGAGGACGGCGGCGAATCGTGGACGCCGATCAACAAGGGACTTAAGTCGCAGTACATCCCTGATCCGGACGCCGAGGTCGGGCACTGCGTGCATCGCATTGCCATGCATCCCTCGCGTCCCGGCGTGTTGTTCATGCAAAAGCATTGGGACGTAATGCGCACCGACAATGCCGGCGGCAACTGGACCGAGGTCAGCGGCGACCTGCCGACCGATTTCGGTTTCGTCATCGACATCCACGCCCATGAGCCGGACACGGTGTTCGTTGTACCGATCAAGAGCGACTCCGAGCATTTCCCCATCGACGGCAAGTTGCGGGTGTATCGCAGCAAGGCCGGCGGCAATGAATGGGAACCGCTGGCGAAGGGACTGCCCGAGGCTAACTGCTATGTGAACGTGTTGCGCGACGCGATGAGCGTCGATTCGCTCGACCCGTGTGGCGTGTACTTCGGCACCACGGGCGGACAGGTTTACGGCTCGGCCGACGGCGGCGACAGTTGGAACGCTATCGTCCGCGACCTGCCCGCGGTCCTCTCAGTCGAGGTGCAAGCGCTGTCATGA
- a CDS encoding magnesium chelatase, which yields MSPAPSRPTNLRDLRASGWKSKSVKQEIHDNFLRALASGDELYPGIVGYDDTVVPEINLALLAQHDMLFLGEKGQGKSRLMRLIGRFMDDAIPYIDLPEIPVHDDPYRPITSAGRKAIATFPEEKIPIGWWRREDRYAERLAPGTKFADIIGEIDPAKLAGGVSMAAEEALHFGLIPRMHRGIFAVNELPELDELVQVGLFNILEERDVQIRGYPIRFDLDILILFSANPSTYNRSGKVIPQLKDRIGSLIQTHYPRERSLGIQIIDQEAGVDLGGDFPVVVPYFMREVVEQISIAARRSKYVDQSSGVSARFSLANYRTMIASTRQRAVRLGERPAVPRISDLGHLYSSSLGKLELDLMSSHQMSERQVLDAILAEAIKTVFDEYVDRHGLDEIGKIFTSGVKIEVGDLLPSAAYADRLKRVPPAWDKAFEVNASSDPAVRASCVEFVLAGLYATDRISRAQQHGRIVYET from the coding sequence ATGTCGCCTGCCCCGTCCCGGCCCACGAATTTGCGCGATCTGCGCGCCAGCGGTTGGAAATCCAAATCGGTCAAACAAGAGATTCACGATAATTTCCTCCGCGCTTTGGCCTCCGGAGATGAGTTGTATCCCGGCATCGTCGGCTACGACGACACAGTTGTGCCGGAGATCAACCTGGCGCTCCTGGCGCAGCACGACATGCTGTTCCTGGGCGAGAAAGGACAAGGCAAGAGCCGGCTGATGCGGTTGATCGGCCGCTTTATGGACGACGCGATTCCCTACATCGATCTGCCCGAGATTCCCGTCCACGACGATCCGTACCGGCCAATCACATCGGCCGGTCGAAAAGCGATTGCGACGTTCCCGGAAGAAAAAATCCCGATCGGCTGGTGGCGGCGCGAAGATCGCTACGCCGAGCGCTTAGCTCCGGGCACCAAGTTCGCCGATATCATCGGCGAGATCGATCCCGCCAAGCTAGCCGGCGGAGTCAGCATGGCCGCCGAGGAGGCGCTCCACTTCGGCTTGATCCCCCGCATGCATCGCGGCATCTTCGCAGTAAACGAACTGCCAGAACTCGACGAGTTAGTTCAGGTCGGTTTGTTCAACATCCTGGAAGAACGCGACGTGCAGATTCGCGGTTACCCGATTCGCTTCGATCTCGACATTCTCATTCTCTTCAGCGCGAACCCGTCGACGTACAACCGTTCCGGCAAAGTGATTCCGCAGTTGAAGGATCGCATCGGCTCGCTGATTCAAACCCACTACCCGCGCGAGCGATCGCTGGGGATTCAAATCATCGACCAGGAAGCGGGCGTCGACCTGGGCGGCGATTTTCCAGTCGTCGTGCCGTATTTCATGCGCGAAGTCGTGGAGCAGATCAGCATCGCGGCGCGGCGCTCGAAGTACGTCGATCAAAGTTCCGGCGTCAGCGCCCGCTTCAGCCTCGCGAACTATCGCACGATGATCGCCAGCACGCGCCAACGCGCCGTGCGATTGGGAGAACGTCCGGCCGTGCCGCGGATCAGCGACCTCGGCCACCTGTACTCCTCGTCGCTCGGCAAGCTGGAGCTCGACCTGATGAGCAGCCACCAGATGTCAGAGCGCCAGGTGCTCGACGCGATTCTGGCCGAAGCGATCAAGACGGTGTTTGACGAATACGTCGATCGCCATGGCCTCGACGAAATCGGCAAGATCTTCACGTCCGGCGTAAAGATCGAAGTCGGCGACCTGCTGCCATCCGCGGCCTACGCCGATCGCTTGAAACGCGTCCCACCGGCCTGGGACAAGGCCTTCGAAGTGAACGCTTCGTCCGACCCGGCCGTGCGAGCCTCCTGCGTGGAATTCGTCCTGGCCGGCCTCTACGCCACAGACCGCATCTCCCGCGCGCAACAACACGGGCGGATCGTGTACGAAACATAG
- a CDS encoding GNAT family N-acetyltransferase codes for MTRLTFREATSEDVPELAALHVVTWAATYPHVARPPTLELRERQWRDAFENQDGTWFCYLAVDAAERYERLVGFAKGQDYSSPELPEFAGELSKIYLLQECQRQGWGRQLLGHVVRRFLERGVHSMLLFADAQNPSCRFYEALGAEHLLDSAGQFHGGYGWRNLEKLAEICPAS; via the coding sequence ATGACGCGACTAACCTTTCGCGAGGCGACTTCGGAGGATGTGCCGGAATTGGCGGCCTTGCATGTCGTCACATGGGCGGCGACGTACCCACACGTTGCGCGGCCGCCGACGCTTGAGCTTCGCGAGCGGCAGTGGCGCGACGCGTTTGAGAACCAAGATGGAACTTGGTTCTGCTACTTGGCCGTCGACGCCGCGGAAAGATACGAGCGCCTTGTCGGCTTCGCGAAGGGGCAAGACTACAGTTCGCCGGAATTGCCCGAATTTGCCGGCGAGTTAAGCAAGATCTACTTGCTCCAGGAATGTCAGCGTCAGGGCTGGGGACGGCAGTTGCTTGGCCATGTCGTGCGCAGATTTCTCGAACGCGGCGTTCATTCGATGCTGCTCTTCGCCGACGCGCAAAACCCGTCCTGCCGCTTCTATGAAGCCCTCGGCGCGGAACACTTGCTCGACAGCGCCGGCCAGTTCCACGGCGGCTATGGCTGGCGAAACCTCGAAAAACTCGCGGAAATCTGCCCGGCTTCGTAG